Proteins from a genomic interval of Thermoanaerobaculia bacterium:
- the purH gene encoding bifunctional phosphoribosylaminoimidazolecarboxamide formyltransferase/IMP cyclohydrolase — translation MSSTAPPASAPVRVRRALLSVSDRTGLADFARALQALGVEIVSTGGTAAHLGGEGVAATRAEEITEFPEIFGGRVKTLHPKIFGGILGDPGDPGHARDFADQKIRPFELVAVNLYPFEKAVADGARGKAAIEKIDVGGPAMIRAAAKNHAHVAVLVDPADYSSVLAEIRETGGTSAATRERLAAKAFARTAVYDSAIANFFSREVSGGDPFPQTLLFGFEKQASLRYGENPHQKAALYRDRASAADELIGFQQLQGKELSFNNLLDVDSAVRLARDLRGSAAVIVKHNNPCGAAVGDNPLEAFGRAFACDPLAAFGGIIAIRGTVDGAVAALVLQHFVEAVAADAFTEEAKVAFAKKPNIRLLQLPVSRAPDGGVDWKRIGGGLLLQEQDNEPDDPSAWRVVSERKPLAIERAACELAWTVARRVKSNAIVIANARQTVGIGAGQMSRVDSCRLAVMKANLPVNGTSAASDAFFPFRDGLDLLADAGVTAVVAPGGSIRDADIFAAADERKLAFLLAPRRHFRH, via the coding sequence ATGTCGTCGACGGCGCCCCCCGCTAGCGCTCCCGTGCGCGTCCGCCGCGCGCTCCTGTCGGTCTCCGACCGGACGGGGCTCGCGGACTTCGCCCGCGCGCTGCAGGCGCTCGGCGTCGAGATCGTGTCGACCGGGGGCACGGCCGCGCACCTCGGCGGCGAGGGCGTCGCGGCGACCCGCGCGGAGGAGATCACGGAGTTCCCGGAGATCTTCGGCGGGCGAGTGAAGACCCTCCATCCGAAGATCTTCGGAGGGATCCTCGGCGATCCGGGGGATCCGGGGCACGCCCGGGATTTCGCCGACCAGAAGATCCGTCCGTTCGAGCTCGTCGCGGTGAACCTGTACCCGTTCGAGAAGGCGGTCGCGGACGGGGCGCGCGGAAAGGCCGCGATCGAGAAGATCGACGTCGGCGGTCCCGCGATGATCCGCGCGGCCGCGAAGAACCACGCCCACGTCGCGGTGCTCGTCGATCCCGCCGACTATTCCTCGGTCCTCGCCGAGATCCGGGAGACGGGCGGGACGTCGGCCGCGACCCGCGAACGGCTCGCGGCGAAGGCGTTCGCCCGCACCGCGGTCTACGACTCCGCGATCGCGAACTTCTTCTCGCGGGAGGTCTCGGGAGGAGATCCGTTTCCCCAGACGCTCCTCTTCGGATTCGAGAAGCAGGCGTCGCTCCGGTACGGCGAGAATCCGCACCAGAAAGCCGCCCTCTACCGGGATCGGGCCTCCGCCGCCGACGAGCTCATCGGTTTCCAGCAGCTCCAGGGAAAGGAGCTCTCGTTCAACAACCTGCTCGACGTCGACTCCGCCGTGCGCCTCGCCCGCGACCTCCGCGGGAGCGCCGCCGTGATCGTCAAGCACAACAATCCCTGCGGGGCCGCGGTCGGGGACAACCCGCTCGAGGCGTTCGGACGCGCGTTCGCGTGCGACCCGCTCGCCGCCTTCGGCGGGATCATCGCGATCCGGGGAACCGTCGACGGCGCGGTCGCCGCGCTCGTGCTCCAGCACTTCGTCGAGGCGGTCGCCGCCGACGCTTTCACGGAGGAGGCGAAGGTCGCGTTCGCGAAGAAACCGAACATCCGGCTCCTCCAGCTCCCCGTCAGCCGGGCGCCGGATGGAGGCGTCGACTGGAAGCGGATCGGCGGAGGGCTGCTGCTGCAGGAACAGGACAACGAGCCGGACGATCCGTCCGCCTGGCGGGTGGTCTCCGAGCGCAAGCCCCTCGCGATCGAGCGCGCCGCCTGCGAGCTCGCGTGGACCGTCGCGCGCCGGGTCAAGTCGAACGCGATCGTGATCGCCAATGCCCGGCAGACGGTCGGGATCGGCGCCGGCCAGATGAGCCGGGTCGATTCCTGCCGCCTCGCGGTGATGAAGGCGAACCTCCCGGTCAACGGCACGAGCGCCGCGTCCGACGCGTTCTTCCCGTTCCGCGACGGGCTCGATCTCCTCGCCGACGCCGGCGTGACGGCCGTGGTCGCGCCGGGCGGGTCGATCCGCGACGCGGACATCTTCGCGGCCGCCGACGAGAGGAAGCTCGCCTTCCTCCTCGCCCCCCGGCGGCACTTCCGGCATTGA
- a CDS encoding saccharopine dehydrogenase C-terminal domain-containing protein — MKKAAVLGCGLVGSVIARDLAADPEFAVSVFDRSEEALGRLRASARLSTRAADLSSAEEIGRVVAGADVVVGAVPGFLGRNMLRAVIAAGKPIADISFAPEDPLDLDEEARAKGVTAVVDCGVSPGLSNFAAGRADAQLDEIESLVIYVGGLPAVRRWPYEYAIVFSATDVIEEYTRPARVVENGRLVVKPALSEIEKLDFEGVGTLEAFLTDGLRTVLSTIPARDMKEKTMRYPGHAELMRVFRETGFFDEKPVSVRGVPVSPRDLTERLLFAAWKLPAGAEELTVLRVVVDGTRGGARRRHVFELTDRTDRETGTTSMARTTGFPCAIVARMLAAGDYADPGVRALEHVGRDETAAAKLLSALRERGVELRERIVELP, encoded by the coding sequence ATGAAGAAAGCCGCCGTCCTCGGATGCGGGCTCGTCGGGAGCGTCATCGCGCGCGATCTCGCAGCGGATCCGGAATTCGCCGTGTCGGTCTTCGACCGTTCGGAAGAGGCCCTCGGGCGGCTCCGGGCCTCCGCCCGCCTCTCGACGCGCGCCGCGGACCTCTCGTCCGCGGAGGAGATCGGCCGAGTCGTCGCGGGGGCCGACGTCGTCGTGGGCGCCGTTCCCGGATTCCTCGGGCGGAACATGCTCCGCGCGGTGATCGCCGCCGGCAAGCCGATCGCCGACATCTCGTTCGCGCCGGAAGACCCCCTCGATCTCGACGAGGAGGCCCGGGCGAAGGGCGTCACCGCGGTCGTCGACTGCGGCGTGTCCCCGGGACTTTCCAACTTCGCCGCCGGCCGGGCCGACGCGCAGCTCGACGAGATCGAGAGCCTCGTCATCTACGTCGGCGGCCTCCCGGCGGTGCGGCGCTGGCCGTACGAATACGCGATCGTCTTCTCGGCGACCGACGTGATCGAGGAATACACGCGTCCCGCGCGCGTCGTCGAGAACGGCCGCCTGGTCGTGAAGCCGGCGCTCTCGGAGATCGAAAAGCTCGATTTCGAAGGGGTCGGGACGCTCGAGGCGTTCCTCACCGACGGTCTCCGGACCGTGCTCTCGACGATCCCGGCGCGCGACATGAAGGAAAAGACGATGCGCTATCCGGGTCATGCCGAGCTGATGCGGGTCTTTCGCGAGACCGGTTTCTTCGACGAGAAGCCCGTTTCCGTCCGGGGCGTTCCCGTCTCGCCGCGCGACCTGACCGAGCGGCTCCTCTTCGCGGCGTGGAAGCTCCCGGCGGGCGCCGAAGAGCTGACGGTCCTCCGGGTCGTCGTCGACGGAACCCGTGGAGGCGCGCGCCGCCGCCACGTCTTCGAGCTCACGGACCGGACGGACCGCGAGACCGGCACGACCTCGATGGCGCGGACGACCGGCTTTCCGTGCGCGATCGTCGCGCGCATGCTCGCCGCCGGAGATTACGCGGATCCGGGGGTGCGCGCGCTCGAACACGTCGGCCGCGACGAGACCGCCGCGGCGAAGCTGCTCTCGGCGCTTCGCGAGCGCGGCGTCGAGCTGCGGGAACGCATCGTCGAGCTCCCGTGA
- the recA gene encoding recombinase RecA, with the protein MPQIKPVPGAPANPVLAEKMRAVETALSQIDRQYGKGAIMRLGDHPPVLISSIPTGSIAVDAALGVGGVPRGRVIEIFGPESSGKTTLSLQIIAQAQKKGGIAAFIDAEHAMDAEYAKKLGVDTDNLLVSQPDSGEQALEIAEMLIRSGAIDVVVVDSVAALVPKAELEGEMGEAQMGLQARLMSQALRKLTAIVSKSNTCLIFINQIREKIGVMFGNPETTTGGRALKFYSSVRIDIRRIASIKDGETVVGSRTKVKIVKNKVASPFRQAEFDINYGEGISRGGELLDLGTEAKLIEKSGSWLSYGDMRIGQGRENAKQFLKENPELAAEIERKIREHLGLSPALAPAPEPAPERDAAKKKA; encoded by the coding sequence ATGCCTCAGATCAAACCCGTTCCCGGCGCCCCCGCCAACCCCGTCCTCGCCGAAAAGATGCGCGCCGTCGAGACCGCGCTCAGCCAGATCGATCGCCAGTACGGAAAGGGCGCGATCATGCGCCTCGGCGACCATCCGCCGGTCCTGATCTCCTCGATCCCGACCGGCTCGATCGCCGTGGACGCCGCGCTCGGAGTCGGCGGCGTTCCCCGGGGCCGCGTCATCGAGATCTTCGGTCCCGAGTCGTCGGGCAAGACGACCCTCTCGCTCCAGATCATCGCCCAGGCGCAGAAGAAGGGCGGGATCGCCGCGTTCATCGACGCCGAGCACGCCATGGACGCCGAGTACGCGAAGAAGCTCGGCGTCGACACCGACAACCTGCTCGTCTCGCAGCCCGACTCGGGTGAACAGGCGCTCGAGATCGCGGAGATGCTGATCCGCTCCGGCGCGATCGACGTCGTCGTCGTCGACTCGGTCGCGGCCCTCGTGCCGAAGGCCGAGCTCGAAGGCGAGATGGGCGAGGCGCAGATGGGCCTCCAGGCGCGCCTGATGTCCCAGGCCCTCCGGAAGCTCACCGCGATCGTGTCGAAGTCGAACACGTGCCTCATCTTCATCAACCAGATCCGCGAAAAGATCGGCGTGATGTTCGGCAACCCCGAGACGACGACGGGCGGCCGCGCGCTCAAGTTCTATTCTTCCGTCCGGATCGACATCCGGAGGATCGCCTCGATCAAGGACGGCGAGACGGTCGTCGGCTCGCGGACGAAGGTGAAGATCGTCAAGAACAAGGTCGCTTCCCCTTTCCGCCAGGCCGAATTCGACATCAACTACGGCGAGGGGATCTCCCGCGGCGGCGAGCTGCTCGACCTCGGGACGGAGGCCAAGCTGATCGAGAAGTCCGGCTCGTGGCTCTCGTACGGCGACATGCGGATCGGCCAGGGGCGCGAGAACGCGAAGCAGTTCCTCAAGGAGAACCCCGAGTTGGCCGCGGAGATCGAACGGAAGATCCGGGAGCACCTGGGATTGTCCCCCGCTCTCGCTCCCGCGCCGGAACCCGCCCCGGAGCGTGACGCGGCCAAGAAGAAGGCTTGA
- a CDS encoding outer membrane lipoprotein carrier protein LolA — MRDAAVAPDGRARPGPDGRARNAAFTARARWTAAGAALLFAAAAGAADPAGELARAARYFRDGKAHRASFVQTFTPAGFSKGRRESGEIVVQAPENLRFDYESPKKTFTFDGKVARFYSPSERQMTVRALSEEDRAQLPLIFLETADDLRKRNTLDLEERPEGASILVTPKQSGSEVSWIRLALSPDGSPAALSFQSSAGDRTEFRFQGFRTEPPLDASAFAIHPPAGTRIIENEP, encoded by the coding sequence TTGAGAGACGCGGCCGTCGCGCCCGACGGGCGCGCGAGACCAGGACCCGACGGGCGCGCGAGAAACGCCGCGTTCACCGCACGCGCGCGGTGGACGGCGGCCGGGGCGGCGCTCCTCTTCGCCGCGGCGGCCGGCGCCGCGGATCCCGCCGGAGAACTCGCGCGGGCGGCGCGCTACTTCCGGGACGGCAAGGCCCACCGGGCCTCGTTCGTCCAGACCTTCACCCCCGCCGGGTTCTCGAAGGGCCGCCGCGAAAGCGGCGAGATCGTCGTGCAGGCGCCGGAGAACCTCCGGTTCGACTACGAATCGCCGAAGAAGACCTTCACGTTCGACGGCAAGGTCGCGCGCTTCTACTCCCCCTCCGAGCGGCAGATGACCGTCCGGGCGCTGTCCGAAGAGGATCGGGCCCAGCTTCCCCTGATCTTCCTCGAGACGGCCGACGACCTGCGCAAGCGCAACACCCTGGATCTCGAGGAGCGGCCCGAAGGAGCGTCGATCCTCGTCACCCCGAAGCAGAGCGGGTCGGAAGTTTCCTGGATCCGTCTCGCGCTTTCGCCGGACGGGTCTCCCGCGGCGCTGTCGTTCCAGTCGTCCGCGGGCGACCGCACGGAGTTCCGGTTCCAGGGCTTCCGGACGGAACCCCCGCTCGACGCGTCGGCGTTCGCGATCCATCCGCCCGCGGGCACGCGCATCATCGAAAACGAGCCGTGA
- a CDS encoding phosphatidylglycerophosphatase A: MSRASLRRAWKERRISTLLATGFGIGMIPFAPGTWGSLEGLAVGFVGLAVFAPRLSPSGGMIFSCIVGAAIAAAGVVVSSRTEALADARDPGAIVIDEVAGQILAFAPASFMMAGLASGRTPWWIVFGAPFLLFRLFDIWKPGLIGRLQDLPGGWGIVADDVAAGILAGAITYGIARVW; encoded by the coding sequence ATGTCAAGGGCGAGCCTGCGGCGGGCGTGGAAGGAACGCCGGATATCGACCCTCCTCGCGACCGGGTTCGGCATCGGCATGATCCCGTTTGCCCCGGGGACCTGGGGGAGCCTGGAAGGGCTCGCGGTCGGCTTCGTCGGCCTCGCCGTCTTCGCCCCCCGTCTCTCGCCGTCGGGAGGCATGATCTTTTCGTGTATTGTCGGCGCCGCGATCGCGGCGGCCGGCGTCGTCGTCTCGTCGCGCACCGAAGCCCTCGCCGACGCGCGCGATCCCGGGGCGATCGTCATCGACGAGGTGGCCGGGCAGATCCTGGCGTTCGCGCCGGCGAGCTTCATGATGGCGGGCCTCGCGAGCGGCCGCACGCCGTGGTGGATCGTCTTCGGCGCTCCGTTCCTCCTGTTCCGCCTCTTCGACATCTGGAAGCCGGGCCTCATCGGCCGGCTGCAGGACCTCCCGGGGGGATGGGGAATCGTGGCCGACGACGTGGCCGCGGGAATCCTCGCGGGCGCGATCACGTACGGCATCGCGAGGGTGTGGTGA